A stretch of DNA from Methanobrevibacter gottschalkii DSM 11977:
CTGGTATGCCTCAGTCAAAGGCCAGTTATTTGATGAATCAGACTTCCACATAATCTCTCAAGATGAATGCCTGAAAATACCAATCGTTAGAGTCATCAGATACTGGGATCTTGCAACTACAGAAGTATTGAACGATGACAAATTGAGAGGAAGTGATCCGGATTATACTGCTGGTGTTTTATTAGCTAAAGATCTAAACGGTAATATCTACATTTGGGATTCATATGAATTTCAGCTTGAGTCAAGAAACTTGATCAATGAAATACTGAACACTGCAGCACGTGACAAGTCAGATGTACAGTATATTGAACTCGATGGAAGCACAGGTAAAAACTTCGGATTATTAATCATAGATGAGCTTAACAGAAGAGGATTCACTACAGGTACTGGTAACTCAAGAGAAAATAAAGTTGACCGTGCAAGAAGAGTTTCAGCAGATATTCAGAAGAACGGAATATTTCTGGTTGGGAAGGATAGAACAGGGTTTACGAAAAAATGGGCCATGGAATTTCTGGAAAAAATTACTGCTTATCCAAATGAAGCCATTCATGATGACTGTGTGGTGGCATTTACTGGAGGATATGAAAAAATAGTTGCAGAAAAACAATCACAAAGAGTTAATGTGGATAAATGGTATTCCACATGATAATAGTTTGATTTGAATGTTTTTAATACTAAGATGCATAAGAAAAGTTAGTAAATAATCTTTTGCATGTTGCTATTCAAAAGATACGTCCTAAAACTTTATGGTGATATCAATAACCATTAATACTGGAATGAATAAAAACAGTATCAAAAACACTTTTGTGGGCATTATGTGCAGTGAAGATATCTGGGATAGATGTTGGCGGAACGGCAATAAAATAAGTCATGACTGATAGGAGCGCAGAAATCAGCAAAATCAACGATGAAAACCAAGAAGAAGATGAGGAACTCTTCAATTCACTGGATGAAATAATTTCCCAAAACATAGATGAAATAGATGGTGTTGTGATTTCCTTTCCAGAGAAAATTAACTCAAAAAATGGCATCGCCCATACTGCAAGAGCCTTCATGTGGATTTGTGATTTGGCCTTAAAATCTATCCTTGATGAGAAATACTCCCAACCTGTTTGGATTTTAATGAACAACTTATGAGACTATTCTAATAAATGCTATTATGATAAAGAATTAGATTTAGTAATGGATTCAGCTTATAAAAAAGTATACGAGGGAAAAATTGAAACGAACAAAACAACATAGATTGATGCATCAGCAAAAGCCATACTTATGAAAAATGCTCCTAAAAATTGGTCTCTTGCTGAGCCTAGTGAAGATTATGGTAATGATTATTTCGTGAAAGTTTTTGATAAAGATACTGATGAAGCCACAAAAATCTCATTTATAATCCAACTAAAAGGTACTGAAGATTATAAAAAAGATGAAAAACATGTGAAATTCTCAATTCGCACGGATTATTTGAAATATTACTACAGTAAAGTTGACATGCCCGTGTTTTTAGTTGTTGTAGATACAATTAATGAAGAATATTGTTGGTTATTTGTTCAGAAATACATTAATGAAGAGTTAAATGTTGAAAAACCAAATTGGCATTCGCAAGAAACTGTTACATTATATATTCCAATTGAAAATGATTTTTCAAATCCCAAAATTATAGAACAAACAGCAGAGAAAGGTTCTCAATATTGTAACATTCTAGTAAATGGAACACCCACACAGGAACTTATATGGAAAGTGAAAAATATTATTGACAATCCTTTAGAGAAATCTAAGGATTTAAAAAAGCAATATTCAGAGATATTTAATGCTGAGACAAAAGTTGGATTTGAATTTATTCATAACCAAAATAATCCTCAAAATGCAAAAAAACACTTCCGATCAGTTTATGATAAAACAAAAGATGATAATGATTATGTATTAGCCCATTTAAACTCAATTATTGGATTAACACCGTTTCTTGATTGTCAAAATAAAATTGAAGCAGAAAAATTATTTGAATACATTAAAGAAGGAGAAACATTATCTAAAAAAAATAACATTAAATATCTAGAACATTATTTTTATGGTCTCAGATTAGAGAAACTTTGTTTTATTTTACAAAGTCAACTTCGAGATTTGTTAGTAACCCAAAAAATATCTAATCTAGGAAAAACAATATTATCCTTTGTTGTTGACCCCGAAACTACTGAAGGTATAAAAGAAATTTTTGAAATACTCCATAAATTATATGCAGATTTTTGTAAAAATTTGATTGAAACACTGGATGATAAAGACTTGTTTATATTTTTAGAGTTATTGAGAATGCTGATTGGAATGCAACTACATCATATAGAAGCTGTTTTTACATCAACTGATGATAATACAAAAAAAGCATTATTTAACCAAATGGATCAATTACTTTCTATTTTTAGAGATTTAATTAATTTTACATCCGAATTTGATATTTTTAGGTATGATTTATTATCATTTGAAACCACATACTTGTATTTGATTGGAGATAAACAGTATAATGAAACTGTTGATGAATATATTAATTTTGCAAAAGAAAATAAGTCACAATATCACCTCAAAAGAGCAGAATCATTAAAAGAAAAATTATCCAAACCATTGAATAGGCAAAAAGACATTAGTGAAATGTCGGATGAAGAAATTCATGATTTATTTAAAACATTGATATTAATTATTGAAAAAATCGATATTGATGTTGATGAGACTGATGAAGCAATGGTTTTAAGATGTGCAGTTAGAGATCTTAATCCAAAAAGAGTACTGGACAATTGCAAACACCTTGAGCTACATTATGGTCATGGTGGACAATATGCTAAATTTTTCGGATTGGCTTCTGATGGACTCAAAACAATTTATTGTGAACATGGAGGAATTATTACAAATAGGAATTTAGATAATACTTATGAAGAATTTTATAATAAATATTGTAAAGAATGTGAACATAAAATTAAACAGGACTTTAAATGGAATCCTGACAAATTATCTTATGTAAAATCAAAGAAATTTAAAGAAATATTAGATAAAAATCCATTCATTTAATAATAAAAAATACTAGGGGAAATTTTTATGACAAATATTGAAATTAATGCAGAAACCAAAAATAAACTAGAAGCAATCGGGAAAATATTATCTCCATACCTAGATATCGGTTATGATGATTTTGATGAAATTATTGGTATTTTAATAAATAATTTCAATAATCATAAATTAAAAGCAGAGTATGATGAGAAAGAAAATATAATTAAAATTGGATATGAAAATTCAAAAATATATTCAATCCCTATTTTGATATTCGAGCTTAAAAAAGGTTGCTATGAAAAAATTGGTATTTGGATGCAAAAAAATAACTTTATTCCAGAAATCAACACCGATGTTACGGAATATATCAAAAAATGTGAGGATACATTTTTATAATTAATTAATACAAACAAATACAGTTTATAATATCAATTGATAATATAGATTAAGAGAAGCTTTAAAAGTTATTGGAAATTATAATAATATGGAGGATCGAATATGAAAGGATATGTTGGACCTGAATTTAAAAAAGACGCATTTAATTGCCCATACTGCGAAGTTTATGCTCATCAAAAGTGGAGATATCGTTTAATGATATTTAATTCTAACGGTGAGCATCCTGCAGATCCCATATATGACCAATTAGGAGTCAGGGGTTGGTCCACATCAAAATGCGACCATTGCGGCGAAATCTCATTTTGGCATGATGAACAATTAATTTATCCAAAATCATCAATCGCACCATTACCTAATGATGATATGCCTAATGATGTTAAAGAAGATTATATTGAAGCAAGAAATATTGTCAATGATTCACCAAGAGGGGCTTGTGCACTTTTAAGATTAGCATTACAGAAATTAATGCCTCACTTAGGAGAGTCGGGAAAAAATTTAAATGAAGATATTGGAAATTTAGTTAAAAAAGGAATTTCCAGTGAAGTTCAAAAAGCATTCGATTCAGTTAGAGTCATTGGAAACAATGCTGTTCATCCTGGAGAATTAGACTTGAAAGATGATGTTCAAACAGCAATTTCATTATTTCGTTTAATCAATTACATTGTTGACAATCAAATTAGCTCAAAAAAAGAAATTGATGGAATATTTGAAGGTCTTCCTCAAATAAATATTGAAGCAATTAAAAGAAGAGATAAATAAAATTTGAATGAATATTATGGAATATAAATTAAAAAAATATTTTATACATGATGTTTTAACTCCTTGGATGCATTTAGAAGATATCTATCTTAACGAAAATCATCCT
This window harbors:
- a CDS encoding DUF4365 domain-containing protein; its protein translation is MKNAPKNWSLAEPSEDYGNDYFVKVFDKDTDEATKISFIIQLKGTEDYKKDEKHVKFSIRTDYLKYYYSKVDMPVFLVVVDTINEEYCWLFVQKYINEELNVEKPNWHSQETVTLYIPIENDFSNPKIIEQTAEKGSQYCNILVNGTPTQELIWKVKNIIDNPLEKSKDLKKQYSEIFNAETKVGFEFIHNQNNPQNAKKHFRSVYDKTKDDNDYVLAHLNSIIGLTPFLDCQNKIEAEKLFEYIKEGETLSKKNNIKYLEHYFYGLRLEKLCFILQSQLRDLLVTQKISNLGKTILSFVVDPETTEGIKEIFEILHKLYADFCKNLIETLDDKDLFIFLELLRMLIGMQLHHIEAVFTSTDDNTKKALFNQMDQLLSIFRDLINFTSEFDIFRYDLLSFETTYLYLIGDKQYNETVDEYINFAKENKSQYHLKRAESLKEKLSKPLNRQKDISEMSDEEIHDLFKTLILIIEKIDIDVDETDEAMVLRCAVRDLNPKRVLDNCKHLELHYGHGGQYAKFFGLASDGLKTIYCEHGGIITNRNLDNTYEEFYNKYCKECEHKIKQDFKWNPDKLSYVKSKKFKEILDKNPFI
- a CDS encoding DUF4145 domain-containing protein, with amino-acid sequence MKGYVGPEFKKDAFNCPYCEVYAHQKWRYRLMIFNSNGEHPADPIYDQLGVRGWSTSKCDHCGEISFWHDEQLIYPKSSIAPLPNDDMPNDVKEDYIEARNIVNDSPRGACALLRLALQKLMPHLGESGKNLNEDIGNLVKKGISSEVQKAFDSVRVIGNNAVHPGELDLKDDVQTAISLFRLINYIVDNQISSKKEIDGIFEGLPQINIEAIKRRDK